A window from Aquabacterium sp. NJ1 encodes these proteins:
- a CDS encoding cation-translocating P-type ATPase has translation MTEKLSLQLALVLPGVPDERDACIQRLTDVLQAQGLEKVHVTQQDGKPLLCLHYDPTTIRPTQVRDMAQAAGAQLSARYQHELMRIDGMDCATCATVIEHALQRLEGVEEAAVSYAAERMRLEYDTQRVSRQAIVQRLQALGYSVREPEHEETWFEQYRELIVSAAAGALLLAGWLVGTRQGVSTPLVSAGLMGASMVIGGYYAMRDAWQSIRERVLDIDVLMIVAAMGAAALGQWAEGALLLVLFSLGHALEHLAMDRARHAMEALANLAPKTALALRDGAELELPVESLQRGDQVLVKPGQRIAADGKVLEGVSAVNQAAITGESMPVDKAVDSLVFAGTVNGEGLLRVEVTKLARDSSLARMVHLVAEAQTEKSPTQRFVSRFEKVFVPLVLLGVAALIVIPPLLGMPFAESFYRAMAVLVAASPCALAIATPSAVLAGVARAARGGVLIKGGMHLENLRSLSVMAFDKTGTITTGKPSVTDVIALDGSEADLLTMAASIESRSGHPLAQAVVQAARARQLAWPEATDVQSVTGKGMHAVVSSRPVSIGNLRLFEAEGVPDTVRTQVLGLEALGKTTMLVRREGTFVGLLALADTPRLGMRDVFAQLASLGIRQTVMLTGDNEPVAKAVAASVGITDVRAGLLPEDKLKVIDELMRDHQQVAMVGDGVNDAPAMARATIGIAMGGAGTDVALETADVALMGDDLSRLPFAIALSRASRSIIQQNLWAAFGVVALLIPATLLGLASMGVAVLIHEGATVLVVLNALRLLRFREPKAGRAGQTGAQ, from the coding sequence ATGACCGAAAAACTCTCGCTGCAGTTGGCGCTCGTCCTGCCAGGGGTGCCGGACGAACGGGATGCCTGTATCCAGCGATTGACGGATGTGTTGCAGGCACAAGGGCTGGAGAAAGTGCATGTGACCCAGCAGGATGGCAAGCCCCTGCTGTGCCTTCACTACGACCCTACGACCATCAGGCCGACTCAGGTGCGGGACATGGCGCAGGCAGCCGGTGCCCAGCTCAGCGCGAGGTACCAGCATGAGCTGATGCGCATCGACGGCATGGACTGCGCCACCTGTGCCACCGTGATTGAGCACGCCTTGCAGCGTCTGGAAGGCGTCGAAGAAGCGGCCGTCAGTTACGCGGCCGAACGAATGCGTCTGGAGTACGACACCCAGCGCGTGTCTCGCCAAGCCATCGTGCAGCGTCTCCAGGCACTGGGGTATAGCGTGCGGGAGCCTGAGCACGAAGAGACCTGGTTTGAGCAATACCGGGAGTTGATCGTGAGCGCCGCCGCGGGCGCGTTGCTGCTGGCCGGATGGCTGGTGGGCACGAGGCAAGGTGTGAGCACCCCACTCGTATCCGCCGGTTTGATGGGTGCATCGATGGTGATTGGCGGCTACTACGCCATGCGCGATGCCTGGCAAAGCATCCGAGAGCGGGTGCTGGACATTGACGTGCTGATGATCGTGGCGGCCATGGGCGCGGCGGCCCTGGGGCAATGGGCGGAAGGGGCGCTCCTGCTGGTGCTGTTCAGCCTGGGCCACGCCTTGGAACACCTGGCCATGGACCGCGCCCGCCATGCCATGGAGGCACTGGCCAACCTGGCACCCAAGACAGCCCTGGCTCTGCGTGATGGTGCGGAGCTGGAGTTGCCCGTAGAAAGCCTGCAGCGGGGTGACCAGGTGCTGGTCAAGCCAGGTCAGCGCATCGCGGCAGACGGCAAAGTGCTGGAAGGCGTCTCGGCCGTCAATCAGGCGGCCATCACCGGCGAGTCGATGCCGGTGGACAAGGCGGTCGATTCCCTGGTGTTTGCCGGGACCGTGAACGGTGAGGGCTTGCTGCGCGTCGAGGTGACCAAGCTGGCCAGGGACAGTTCACTGGCGCGCATGGTGCATCTGGTGGCCGAGGCGCAAACCGAGAAGTCGCCGACCCAGCGCTTCGTCTCACGGTTCGAGAAGGTCTTTGTGCCTTTGGTCCTGCTGGGCGTGGCGGCGCTGATCGTGATCCCACCCTTGCTGGGCATGCCCTTTGCCGAATCGTTCTACCGGGCCATGGCCGTGCTGGTGGCAGCCTCGCCGTGTGCCTTGGCCATTGCCACGCCTTCGGCCGTGCTGGCTGGCGTGGCCCGTGCCGCACGGGGCGGCGTGCTGATCAAGGGGGGCATGCATCTGGAGAACTTACGCAGCTTGTCGGTCATGGCGTTTGACAAGACAGGCACGATCACGACGGGCAAACCCAGCGTCACCGATGTGATCGCCCTCGATGGCAGCGAAGCTGATTTGCTGACCATGGCCGCGAGCATCGAAAGCCGCAGCGGGCATCCGTTGGCTCAGGCTGTGGTGCAGGCCGCACGCGCACGCCAGTTGGCCTGGCCCGAGGCCACCGATGTGCAGTCCGTCACCGGCAAAGGCATGCACGCGGTGGTGTCGTCCAGACCGGTGAGCATCGGCAACCTGCGCTTGTTTGAAGCCGAAGGGGTGCCCGATACCGTTCGCACGCAAGTGCTCGGCCTGGAAGCGCTTGGCAAAACCACCATGTTGGTGCGACGTGAGGGCACCTTTGTAGGTTTGCTCGCTTTGGCGGACACCCCGCGTCTCGGCATGCGCGACGTGTTCGCCCAGTTGGCGTCCTTGGGCATCCGCCAGACCGTCATGCTCACAGGGGACAACGAGCCTGTCGCGAAGGCAGTTGCGGCCTCCGTGGGCATCACAGATGTGCGCGCTGGCCTGCTGCCCGAGGACAAACTCAAGGTCATCGATGAGCTGATGCGTGACCACCAGCAAGTGGCCATGGTCGGGGATGGCGTGAACGACGCTCCCGCGATGGCTCGCGCTACCATCGGCATTGCCATGGGTGGCGCAGGCACCGACGTGGCCCTGGAAACCGCCGATGTGGCCCTGATGGGGGATGACCTGTCGAGGCTACCGTTTGCCATCGCACTGAGCCGTGCCTCGCGCAGCATCATCCAGCAAAATCTCTGGGCGGCATTTGGGGTCGTGGCGCTGCTCATCCCTGCCACCCTGTTGGGACTGGCGAGCATGGGTGTGGCTGTGTTGATTCACGAGGGTGCCACGGTCTTGGTGGTGCTCAACGCCTTGCGCCTATTGCGTTTCAGGGAGCCCAAAGCTGGACGGGCAGGGCAAACAGGCGCACAGTGA
- the arsA gene encoding arsenical pump-driving ATPase: MEIKVLGLGCSKCHITIEMIEREAKACGVAVEVIKIENPDEIKRLGVKATPAVMIGDLIVHSGGLPSHEAVQSWLKPQPHHQPLGFLSRPTRHLFFTGKGGVGKTSLSTATALTLADAGKKVLLVSTDAASNLDEMLGIELRNIPTPVPGAPGLSVLNIDPDVAAETYRQRVLAQMEAQTTEAERATVREQLSGSCTTEIASFDEFSNLLAGDAADYDHIVFDTAPTGHTLRLLSLPKAWSGFLKDNDRGASCLGPHSGLKMQEVRFNAALTALCDPVLTTIVLVARADRSALAEAARTSDELRALGLNNQQLVINGVFKATDPNDGVARAIEALGQQALDAMPEALLALPQSTVPLRAFDTVGLPALRALLTDSPPANGQAHSLNDELPLSTEHIDKLVDELAATGRGLIMVMGKGGVGKTTIAAALAIGLVKRGHAVHLSTTDPAAHLAMTLDGELPGLQVGRIDPKVETQRYIDKIMATRSPGLDEQERALLLEDLQSPCTEEVAVFHAFSRTVAEARSAFVVLDTAPTGHSLLLMDATGAYHRQMTREFEGKASVHVVTPLMRLQDASYTRIILVTLPEVTPVSQAAALQDDLRRAKIEPYAWVVNKSILAAGTHDPLLQARLDGERRQMARLAAGLAQRTFAVPWVAQAPVGLTALSALLAS; this comes from the coding sequence ATGGAAATCAAAGTTCTAGGCTTGGGGTGCAGCAAGTGCCATATCACCATCGAGATGATCGAGCGGGAAGCCAAAGCTTGCGGCGTCGCCGTAGAGGTCATCAAAATCGAGAACCCGGACGAGATCAAGCGCCTGGGCGTCAAGGCCACGCCTGCCGTCATGATCGGTGACCTGATCGTGCACAGCGGTGGCTTGCCATCGCATGAAGCCGTGCAGTCCTGGCTCAAGCCGCAGCCCCACCATCAACCACTGGGCTTTCTGAGCCGTCCAACCAGGCATCTGTTCTTCACGGGCAAAGGTGGCGTCGGCAAGACCTCACTGTCCACCGCAACCGCGCTGACGCTGGCAGACGCGGGCAAAAAAGTCTTGCTGGTAAGCACGGACGCGGCGTCGAACCTCGATGAGATGCTCGGTATTGAGCTTCGCAACATCCCCACGCCCGTGCCTGGCGCGCCAGGGCTGTCGGTGCTCAACATCGACCCGGATGTGGCAGCTGAGACCTACCGCCAGCGTGTCCTGGCACAAATGGAGGCGCAAACCACCGAGGCTGAGCGGGCCACGGTGCGCGAGCAGTTGTCCGGCTCCTGCACAACCGAGATCGCATCCTTCGACGAGTTCTCAAACCTGCTGGCGGGTGACGCCGCCGACTACGACCACATCGTGTTTGACACGGCGCCAACAGGGCACACGCTTCGCCTGTTGAGCCTGCCCAAGGCCTGGAGCGGCTTTCTCAAGGACAACGACCGGGGCGCCTCCTGCCTGGGACCGCATTCGGGACTGAAGATGCAGGAAGTGCGTTTCAATGCGGCACTCACCGCCCTGTGCGACCCGGTGCTCACCACCATCGTGCTGGTGGCGCGTGCCGACCGCAGCGCGCTGGCCGAAGCGGCGCGCACCTCCGATGAGTTGCGCGCGCTGGGTTTGAACAACCAGCAGTTGGTGATCAACGGTGTGTTCAAGGCCACCGACCCGAATGATGGCGTCGCCCGCGCCATCGAGGCCCTGGGTCAACAAGCGCTGGACGCGATGCCCGAAGCCCTGCTGGCCTTGCCCCAAAGCACTGTGCCTTTGCGAGCGTTTGACACGGTGGGCCTGCCAGCCTTGCGCGCCTTGTTGACCGACTCGCCACCAGCCAACGGGCAAGCTCACTCATTGAACGATGAGTTGCCCCTCTCAACGGAACACATCGACAAACTGGTGGACGAGTTGGCTGCGACCGGGCGCGGCCTGATCATGGTGATGGGCAAAGGCGGCGTCGGCAAGACCACGATCGCAGCGGCGCTGGCCATCGGCCTGGTCAAGCGCGGGCATGCGGTTCACCTGAGCACCACCGACCCGGCTGCTCACCTGGCCATGACGCTCGATGGCGAATTGCCTGGCTTGCAAGTCGGGCGCATTGATCCCAAGGTGGAAACCCAGCGCTATATCGACAAGATCATGGCGACGCGTTCGCCTGGGCTGGACGAACAAGAGCGTGCGTTGCTGCTGGAAGATTTGCAGTCGCCCTGCACCGAAGAGGTCGCTGTGTTCCATGCGTTCTCGCGCACGGTGGCAGAAGCGCGCAGTGCCTTCGTGGTGCTGGACACGGCGCCCACCGGCCACTCGCTGTTGCTGATGGATGCCACCGGGGCTTACCACCGGCAGATGACGCGTGAGTTCGAGGGCAAGGCCTCCGTGCATGTGGTCACGCCGCTTATGCGACTGCAAGATGCCAGCTACACCCGCATCATCCTGGTCACGCTGCCGGAAGTGACGCCGGTGTCCCAAGCCGCGGCCCTACAGGATGACTTGCGTCGCGCCAAGATTGAACCGTATGCATGGGTGGTCAACAAGTCCATCCTGGCAGCGGGTACCCATGACCCCTTGCTGCAGGCCCGACTGGATGGCGAGCGGCGGCAGATGGCCAGGTTGGCGGCTGGACTGGCTCAGCGGACCTTTGCCGTGCCATGGGTCGCGCAAGCGCCCGTCGGTCTGACGGCGTTGTCTGCGTTGCTGGCGTCATGA
- a CDS encoding T6SS effector amidase Tae4 family protein, translated as MTKALKQSAKIRTNATPDSICKVNVEAIKFADLWSNYVMGDPYVDPKTGKAPDGFDNQCAIRMSATFHKVGLTMKSFTPANVDVKGQTIGRIMLNGKFAATKADELASWLKRHPFCGLPTKPEDITGSDWAKKVQGRTGIIFFGGYWRRDGEAAGRGTGGHIDLWNGEKMTGFGTGLRARFGIVIPGIWSDLRDSKSILFFPIL; from the coding sequence ATGACCAAAGCCCTGAAGCAAAGCGCAAAGATCAGAACGAATGCCACACCTGATTCAATTTGCAAGGTCAATGTAGAAGCCATCAAATTCGCAGACTTGTGGAGCAATTACGTCATGGGCGATCCCTACGTTGACCCCAAGACAGGCAAGGCTCCTGATGGCTTTGACAATCAGTGTGCCATCAGAATGAGCGCGACCTTTCACAAGGTCGGACTCACGATGAAGTCGTTTACCCCGGCCAATGTCGATGTAAAAGGTCAGACGATTGGCCGCATCATGTTGAACGGCAAATTTGCTGCGACCAAAGCGGATGAGCTGGCGTCATGGCTAAAGAGACACCCGTTTTGCGGCTTGCCAACGAAGCCAGAGGACATCACTGGAAGTGATTGGGCGAAGAAGGTTCAAGGCCGAACAGGCATCATTTTCTTTGGTGGTTACTGGCGCAGAGATGGCGAGGCCGCAGGAAGGGGCACAGGTGGTCACATTGACCTATGGAATGGCGAGAAAATGACGGGATTTGGCACGGGCTTGCGTGCTCGTTTTGGGATCGTTATTCCAGGTATTTGGTCCGACCTTCGCGATTCAAAGAGCATCTTGTTCTTCCCTATCCTATGA
- a CDS encoding DUF4400 domain-containing protein, producing the protein MIRAMAVVSLLALLVLVLYVPSAHPPERFIEQLRTEYANAAVFWGKDAGIRMLSRAMSMQHAARQASPVPSSKDAGPVDGVNAAVGREMASVNQRLFNNPYFRSIDALLLLASFRLAMLLEWLPWLLAFPAAALVDGCLVRLVKAKEFLHHSPEMFALYACLAILTSCATVLAFVLPITLHPLAVPCVPVVIGTLMGTAIRDFHRRA; encoded by the coding sequence ATGATCAGGGCGATGGCCGTGGTGTCTCTGCTGGCATTGCTGGTTCTGGTGCTCTATGTGCCGTCCGCCCACCCGCCAGAACGGTTCATAGAGCAACTGCGCACGGAATACGCCAATGCGGCGGTGTTCTGGGGCAAAGACGCGGGCATCCGCATGCTGTCGCGTGCGATGAGCATGCAGCATGCTGCACGTCAGGCATCACCCGTCCCCTCATCCAAAGACGCGGGCCCCGTGGATGGCGTCAACGCAGCAGTCGGGCGAGAAATGGCCTCGGTCAACCAACGGCTGTTCAACAACCCCTACTTCCGCTCGATTGACGCACTGCTGCTGCTCGCCAGCTTCCGCCTGGCCATGCTGCTGGAGTGGCTCCCCTGGCTGTTGGCCTTCCCGGCTGCTGCCTTGGTGGATGGCTGCCTTGTGCGACTGGTCAAAGCCAAGGAGTTCCTGCACCACAGCCCGGAGATGTTCGCCTTGTATGCCTGCTTGGCCATCCTGACCAGTTGCGCAACCGTCCTGGCGTTTGTGCTGCCCATCACCTTGCACCCCCTGGCCGTGCCATGCGTGCCTGTGGTCATCGGCACGCTGATGGGGACAGCGATCAGGGACTTTCACCGAAGAGCTTGA
- the traD gene encoding conjugative transfer system coupling protein TraD (Members of this protein family are the putative conjugative coupling factor, TraD, as the term is used for the SXT and TOL plasmid systems.), with product MPIRRYEMPWRHAYEAYAGLAWGIALMFFTAVGAIGQLPRILAFPLSITCLGMSALRFSQALRILVLRASLAGHAIQVISTQTQARWCQDPTAVFLGFGFEWRPVHSQRLYELAKIDYRDFTVSPRLLSLLGYDSAPQPDAEIGLPYIHGVEPHEVALHRPLQNFEGGTLLVGTTQSGKGVALANLITQAVRRGDVVIVIDPKNSRRLKRVVERACQDWREPDTFMEFHPAFPEAGVRLDFTFNWQKPTEIASRIQSIMPPDTAGAFSAFGWDAVNVVVQGLVELEERPNLAKLTRYIEGGIEPVLEGSLRRFYEETLGPAWRELPEMKKLMQEAHRGHMKRPSEAASAELMAFVAYYEHHIAQSQRSKVIDAQVRTFRHNREHYQKITANLLPVLSMLTSGDLGRTLSPDPFDANDMRPIMNFEKIERGGHVLYMCLDSLPDPSVASAIGALALADLAARAGMRYNLGGYRRIALFVDEVANVINQPLIEILNKGAEGGIYTTCAMQTLADLAKRLGSEAAARMALGNLNNLIALRSKDRPTQDFIVETFGKTAIHSMRVGLGHGADTHLGDFSTSYSSQLSESFEEMVPADVLGKLPNLQYFASVSGGRIIKGRFPILDPDAQGDDQPIRRAA from the coding sequence ATGCCCATCCGCCGCTATGAAATGCCATGGCGCCACGCCTACGAGGCCTATGCAGGCCTTGCCTGGGGCATCGCGTTGATGTTCTTCACAGCGGTCGGCGCTATCGGCCAACTGCCCCGCATTCTCGCCTTCCCCCTTTCCATCACTTGCCTCGGCATGAGCGCCCTCAGGTTCTCGCAGGCGCTGCGCATTCTCGTGCTGAGGGCGTCGCTGGCTGGTCATGCCATCCAGGTAATCAGCACGCAAACTCAGGCACGGTGGTGTCAGGATCCAACAGCCGTTTTCCTTGGCTTCGGCTTCGAGTGGCGGCCCGTGCACTCTCAGCGCCTGTATGAACTGGCCAAGATCGACTACCGCGACTTCACGGTGTCTCCGCGCCTCTTGAGTCTGCTGGGCTATGACAGCGCACCCCAACCAGATGCCGAGATCGGCTTGCCCTACATACACGGCGTTGAGCCCCATGAGGTTGCACTGCATCGCCCCTTGCAGAACTTCGAAGGCGGCACGCTGCTGGTCGGCACCACCCAATCCGGCAAAGGTGTGGCCCTGGCCAACCTCATCACCCAGGCCGTCAGGCGCGGCGACGTGGTGATCGTCATCGACCCCAAGAACAGCCGTCGCCTCAAGCGCGTGGTTGAGCGCGCCTGCCAGGACTGGCGTGAGCCCGACACCTTCATGGAGTTTCACCCGGCCTTCCCGGAAGCCGGTGTGCGGCTGGACTTCACCTTCAACTGGCAAAAGCCCACCGAGATTGCATCCCGCATCCAATCGATCATGCCGCCGGACACGGCTGGCGCGTTCTCCGCCTTCGGCTGGGATGCGGTCAACGTGGTCGTCCAAGGCCTGGTCGAACTGGAAGAACGACCCAACCTGGCCAAGCTGACCCGCTACATCGAGGGTGGCATCGAACCCGTGCTGGAGGGCTCTCTGCGCCGCTTCTATGAGGAAACTTTAGGGCCCGCCTGGCGCGAGTTGCCCGAGATGAAGAAGCTGATGCAGGAGGCCCATCGAGGCCACATGAAGCGTCCATCAGAAGCTGCCAGCGCCGAGTTGATGGCTTTCGTCGCGTACTACGAACACCACATTGCCCAGTCACAACGCAGCAAGGTGATCGATGCCCAGGTGCGAACCTTCAGGCACAACCGCGAGCACTACCAGAAGATCACCGCCAACCTGTTGCCCGTGCTGTCGATGCTGACCTCGGGCGACCTGGGCCGCACGCTGTCGCCCGACCCGTTCGACGCCAACGACATGCGCCCGATCATGAACTTCGAGAAAATCGAGCGCGGCGGACATGTGCTGTACATGTGCCTGGATTCGCTGCCGGACCCTTCGGTGGCATCTGCCATCGGCGCACTGGCATTGGCCGACCTGGCCGCACGGGCGGGCATGCGCTACAACCTGGGCGGTTACCGGCGCATTGCCCTGTTTGTGGATGAGGTGGCCAACGTCATCAACCAGCCCTTGATCGAGATCCTCAACAAGGGTGCGGAAGGCGGTATCTACACCACCTGTGCGATGCAGACACTTGCCGACTTGGCCAAACGCCTGGGCAGCGAAGCGGCGGCGCGCATGGCTCTGGGTAACCTGAACAACCTGATCGCCCTGCGATCGAAGGATCGCCCCACGCAGGATTTCATCGTGGAGACCTTTGGCAAGACCGCCATCCACTCAATGCGCGTTGGGCTGGGGCATGGTGCAGACACCCATCTGGGTGACTTCTCGACCAGCTATTCAAGCCAGCTCTCCGAGAGCTTCGAGGAGATGGTGCCCGCCGATGTCCTGGGCAAACTGCCCAACCTTCAGTACTTTGCCTCGGTGTCTGGCGGGCGCATCATCAAAGGCCGCTTCCCCATCCTGGATCCGGATGCGCAAGGGGACGATCAACCCATCAGGAGGGCGGCATGA
- the mobH gene encoding MobH family relaxase yields MVTKWLGHLQWTTMLAPSQPHSTFASSDPGFEALPLDDLLSQHDDLIVRIKLCHGSDRADFEQTIMSLIRRYASLVHLLPATSDNYFCIPGGLLRLGMEVSFFSLQGTDAHIFSGRSTISARRHLEPRWRLATFVAGLCCEAHRVLSHIIVTDAPDEVWPAYLLPLSDWLIARQAGRYFLRWRPQAIETRSLGVFTLAHVVPPAVMHFLAEDNTVIVPHLMASVSGISQYRDHNVLDELVRRSLALVIDRNLLANADRYGTPQYGSHLERYLVDALRHLAGSNAGWQANREKSRVWFGPDGLFLAWPSAAEDIQKLLDTAQLPGIPKAPETIMEVLMLAGVFEPTSAGNSTWLIQPPGGKAKIEAVKLSSTAILFAGHDPLPPPLAESLTSSPRQNPPSAQAAEPVAPPPLPDGPPGTQLSLIPGNSGQTHQAASHRQDAQAEAALLSTAPPSALASTSDTQTTQQATIGLQAPLRLNPVVRDALTEVVNTLNTGTGPAQCCTVALGVFVPLHEFERRGIQPSVALRALSDVHMLIRAKEKGPPTTSRDFNGTSTVGLTIAPRFINGVDMEAFASPEAKGG; encoded by the coding sequence ATGGTGACCAAATGGCTGGGTCATTTGCAATGGACCACCATGCTTGCCCCATCTCAGCCACACAGCACTTTTGCATCGTCAGATCCCGGCTTCGAGGCCCTGCCCCTTGATGATCTGCTGTCGCAACACGATGACCTGATCGTCCGAATCAAGCTCTGCCATGGGTCTGACCGCGCAGATTTCGAGCAGACCATCATGTCGCTGATCAGGCGATATGCCAGCTTGGTACACCTGCTGCCGGCCACATCCGACAACTATTTCTGCATCCCTGGCGGCCTGCTGCGCCTGGGCATGGAAGTCAGCTTCTTCAGCCTGCAAGGTACCGACGCCCACATTTTCTCCGGCCGCTCCACCATCTCGGCACGTCGGCACCTTGAGCCGCGCTGGCGCCTGGCCACCTTCGTTGCGGGGCTTTGCTGCGAGGCCCATCGGGTGCTCAGTCACATCATCGTGACCGACGCCCCGGACGAAGTCTGGCCAGCCTACCTGCTGCCACTGAGTGATTGGCTGATCGCACGCCAGGCAGGCCGCTACTTCTTGCGCTGGCGCCCACAAGCCATTGAGACACGCAGCCTGGGCGTGTTCACGCTGGCTCATGTTGTGCCACCAGCGGTCATGCATTTCCTGGCTGAAGACAACACGGTCATCGTGCCTCACCTCATGGCCAGCGTCAGTGGCATCTCGCAGTATCGAGATCACAACGTGCTGGACGAGTTGGTTCGCCGCTCCTTGGCGCTGGTGATTGACCGCAACCTGCTGGCCAACGCCGACCGCTACGGCACGCCTCAATATGGCTCGCACCTTGAACGCTACCTGGTTGACGCGCTGAGGCATCTCGCGGGCTCCAACGCGGGGTGGCAGGCCAATCGCGAAAAGTCTCGCGTCTGGTTCGGCCCCGATGGTCTGTTCCTGGCCTGGCCCAGCGCTGCAGAAGACATCCAAAAGCTGCTGGACACTGCGCAGCTACCGGGCATCCCCAAAGCACCAGAAACCATCATGGAAGTGCTCATGCTGGCCGGTGTCTTCGAACCCACGTCCGCAGGAAACTCTACCTGGCTCATCCAACCACCAGGCGGCAAGGCCAAGATCGAAGCGGTCAAACTATCCTCAACAGCCATTCTGTTTGCAGGGCATGACCCGTTACCGCCCCCTCTGGCGGAGAGCCTCACAAGCTCCCCACGCCAAAACCCTCCATCAGCGCAAGCAGCCGAACCGGTCGCACCACCGCCTCTACCGGATGGCCCGCCAGGCACCCAACTCTCGCTCATCCCAGGCAACTCCGGGCAAACCCATCAAGCAGCTTCGCATCGCCAGGACGCTCAAGCCGAAGCGGCACTGTTATCGACCGCCCCTCCATCTGCATTGGCATCGACAAGCGACACCCAAACAACTCAGCAAGCGACGATAGGTCTTCAAGCGCCGCTGCGCCTCAACCCCGTGGTGCGCGACGCGTTGACCGAGGTGGTCAACACCTTGAACACAGGTACTGGACCCGCCCAGTGTTGCACTGTCGCGTTGGGGGTGTTTGTGCCTCTGCACGAATTCGAGCGGCGCGGCATTCAACCCTCTGTGGCCCTGCGTGCGCTGTCTGATGTGCACATGCTGATTCGCGCCAAGGAGAAAGGCCCCCCCACAACCTCAAGAGATTTCAACGGCACATCGACCGTGGGTTTGACCATAGCCCCGCGCTTCATCAACGGCGTAGACATGGAAGCCTTTGCCTCGCCCGAGGCAAAGGGAGGGTGA
- a CDS encoding H-NS family nucleoid-associated regulatory protein, translating into MTTYQELLAQKAALDKQAAELDRQLQDARKAERAGVIDHIKQLLAANGLTVADLGLKAGVATRSSATAGSKVAPKYCNVDTGETWSGRGLQPKWIKAALAAGKTLDQLKVG; encoded by the coding sequence ATGACCACGTACCAAGAACTCCTTGCCCAGAAAGCCGCCCTGGACAAGCAGGCTGCGGAGCTGGACAGGCAATTGCAGGATGCCCGCAAGGCAGAGCGAGCTGGGGTGATTGACCACATCAAGCAACTGTTGGCTGCCAATGGTTTGACTGTGGCTGACCTGGGGTTGAAAGCCGGTGTGGCGACCCGCTCCAGTGCTACAGCAGGAAGCAAGGTCGCCCCAAAATATTGCAACGTTGACACGGGCGAGACCTGGAGCGGACGAGGACTTCAGCCTAAGTGGATCAAGGCCGCGTTGGCCGCGGGCAAGACGCTGGATCAACTGAAAGTAGGTTGA
- a CDS encoding FlhC family transcriptional regulator produces the protein MMSTRADRHLCAIRLAQDCAQLGARVRTIHHLTGLNPRDVQRLFFNDPQAIPRGRPPNSLEWYHGANLIARAESSIFMSMYRRLRNTGFGAAETLVSAYRGYQAVCQCPHRISFDRAFDLASHTDGIWLACTPVFEVLACPTCGSDVLMAIGTVVHLGDNCPFCKLVQRYSCDPRLQASFPKNRMATSPATAPSTDGLVINLLSVDPASCPRPTRP, from the coding sequence ATGATGTCAACACGTGCTGACCGCCATTTGTGCGCCATACGCCTGGCGCAAGACTGTGCCCAACTGGGCGCCCGGGTGCGCACCATCCATCACCTCACAGGGCTCAACCCTCGGGATGTGCAGAGGTTGTTCTTCAACGACCCACAAGCCATACCACGCGGACGTCCACCCAACTCCCTGGAGTGGTATCACGGCGCCAACCTCATTGCGCGGGCAGAATCCTCGATCTTCATGTCGATGTACCGCCGCCTGCGCAACACTGGCTTCGGCGCCGCAGAGACGCTGGTCAGCGCCTATCGTGGATACCAAGCCGTCTGCCAGTGTCCGCACCGCATCAGTTTTGACCGGGCGTTTGATCTGGCATCGCACACCGATGGCATCTGGCTGGCCTGCACCCCGGTGTTCGAGGTCCTCGCTTGCCCGACCTGCGGCAGCGATGTGCTGATGGCCATCGGCACCGTGGTCCACTTGGGCGACAACTGTCCGTTCTGCAAACTGGTACAGCGATACAGTTGTGACCCTCGGCTCCAGGCCTCGTTTCCCAAGAACCGGATGGCGACCTCACCTGCGACTGCCCCATCAACCGATGGCCTTGTAATCAACCTACTTTCAGTTGATCCAGCGTCTTGCCCGCGGCCAACGCGGCCTTGA